Proteins co-encoded in one Bacillus infantis NRRL B-14911 genomic window:
- a CDS encoding 3-hydroxybutyrate dehydrogenase has protein sequence MVQGRTVLITGAAQGIGYEIGKNFARQGANLVLTDIQEEQVEKAAEQLRAEGFRAVGLRCDVTLEEEIKKSIHSAVEEFGGLDVLINNAGLQHVSMIEDFPTETFEFMLKVMLTAPFTAIKHSLPIMKKQGFGRIINMASINGLVGFAGKAAYNSAKHGVIGLTKVAALEAAPYGITVNSICPGYVDTPLVRNQLKDLAVTRKVPLEKVLEEVLYPLVPQKRLLSVEEVAAYALFLAGEDARGITGQAVVIDGGYTMQ, from the coding sequence ATGGTGCAAGGAAGAACAGTTCTTATCACCGGGGCTGCCCAGGGGATAGGGTATGAGATAGGAAAAAACTTTGCCAGGCAAGGAGCAAATCTTGTCCTGACAGATATTCAGGAAGAACAGGTTGAAAAAGCTGCAGAGCAGCTGAGGGCAGAAGGGTTCAGGGCAGTGGGCCTGAGATGCGATGTGACACTTGAAGAAGAAATCAAAAAGTCCATCCATTCTGCGGTTGAAGAATTTGGGGGATTAGATGTACTAATCAATAATGCGGGACTTCAGCATGTATCCATGATTGAAGATTTTCCGACAGAAACATTTGAGTTTATGCTTAAGGTCATGCTGACGGCTCCTTTCACTGCCATCAAACATAGTCTGCCGATTATGAAAAAACAGGGCTTTGGAAGGATCATCAATATGGCCTCGATCAATGGCCTGGTCGGGTTTGCAGGGAAGGCGGCCTACAACAGCGCCAAGCATGGGGTCATCGGGCTGACAAAAGTAGCTGCCCTTGAAGCTGCGCCCTATGGAATCACCGTGAACAGCATCTGCCCGGGCTATGTGGATACCCCGCTTGTCCGAAATCAGCTGAAGGACCTGGCAGTTACAAGAAAAGTCCCGCTGGAAAAGGTACTCGAAGAAGTACTTTATCCTCTGGTTCCCCAGAAAAGGCTTTTATCAGTAGAAGAAGTTGCCGCCTATGCCCTTTTCCTGGCAGGAGAAGATGCGAGAGGCATAACGGGGCAGGCCGTTGTTATTGACGGGGGATACACAATGCAATGA
- a CDS encoding GntP family permease gives MLSMIGLVGGLALLIFLTMRGMNLLVVGPLSALFVAVLSGMPLFPQLAGEGEANLVGNYMSGFSGFVTSWYLMFLLGAIFGKVMEDSGAADSVAELIVGKLGMKYAVLAIVASCAVLTYGGVSLFVVAFSVYPMALSLFKQANLPRRFIPAALAFGSVTFTMTSAGSPEIQNWIPIEHLGTSPYAGWEVSLIVAVFMMIFGYWWLKRIITKAVSKGESFISRETDPVAEKKELPHPVMGVLPLAVVLVIAFIFHDSLAQSALIIALLGGVIATYLLNRKYFRNFWNAVSEGTLGALIAIGNTAAVVGFGGVAKAVPAFQTAVDFMTDIPGSPLIGGAIAVSVIAGMTGSASGGQVIALPLIAPHYMDMGVNPEALHRVAAISSGALDSLPHNGYVVTTVRSICGETHQDAYGAVGIVTVIVPLLGLALAILLFSLGLGI, from the coding sequence GGTGGGCTTGCCCTCCTGATATTCCTGACGATGAGGGGCATGAACCTGCTTGTTGTCGGGCCGCTTTCAGCTCTGTTTGTTGCCGTGTTGAGCGGGATGCCATTATTTCCGCAGCTGGCGGGCGAGGGGGAGGCCAACCTGGTAGGAAATTATATGTCGGGCTTTTCAGGGTTTGTAACATCCTGGTATCTGATGTTCCTGCTTGGCGCCATTTTTGGAAAAGTCATGGAAGACAGCGGTGCAGCCGACAGTGTCGCTGAATTGATTGTTGGAAAGCTGGGAATGAAATACGCTGTCCTTGCAATAGTAGCTTCTTGTGCGGTTTTGACTTATGGTGGCGTGAGTTTGTTCGTTGTAGCTTTCTCCGTTTATCCGATGGCATTGAGCCTTTTTAAGCAGGCCAATCTTCCGCGCCGCTTCATTCCGGCCGCCCTTGCATTTGGGTCGGTCACCTTCACTATGACTTCTGCGGGATCTCCTGAAATCCAGAACTGGATCCCGATTGAACACTTGGGTACATCCCCGTACGCTGGCTGGGAGGTCAGCCTTATTGTCGCAGTCTTCATGATGATTTTCGGCTACTGGTGGCTGAAAAGGATCATTACAAAAGCCGTCAGCAAGGGTGAATCCTTTATTTCCAGGGAAACAGATCCGGTGGCCGAGAAAAAAGAACTTCCGCATCCTGTAATGGGAGTCCTGCCTTTGGCAGTCGTGCTGGTCATTGCCTTTATTTTTCATGACTCACTCGCACAATCCGCACTTATCATTGCTTTATTGGGAGGAGTCATCGCTACTTATCTGCTAAACAGGAAGTACTTCAGGAATTTCTGGAATGCTGTTTCCGAGGGGACGCTTGGAGCGCTTATTGCCATCGGCAATACCGCCGCGGTCGTAGGATTCGGCGGGGTGGCCAAGGCAGTGCCTGCGTTCCAGACTGCGGTCGACTTTATGACAGATATCCCCGGAAGCCCTTTGATCGGAGGAGCAATCGCGGTCAGTGTTATCGCCGGGATGACTGGCTCCGCATCCGGAGGCCAGGTAATCGCCCTGCCGCTGATTGCGCCGCACTATATGGATATGGGAGTCAACCCAGAAGCATTGCACCGTGTAGCGGCCATTTCATCAGGTGCTCTGGATTCCCTGCCGCATAACGGCTATGTGGTTACCACAGTCAGATCCATCTGCGGAGAGACCCACCAGGATGCGTATGGAGCTGTCGGCATTGTGACCGTCATCGTACCTCTGCTCGGCCTGGCATTGGCGATCCTCTTATTCTCGCTTGGACTGGGCATATAA